A single region of the Acidobacteriota bacterium genome encodes:
- a CDS encoding DUF4159 domain-containing protein, translated as MRGRSGCRGLRVLAGVVVLGVLAGALLARDDFWRTPKVETPSYPYSGGFTFARIKFEPTEWGGGPFMWGLDLKWNHDYPLAEQNFTRIVEEMTHIDVFTGGGNVIELTDPRLFEHPWAYLCEAGFWNPTEEELANLRSYLLKGGFLVVDDIFDRPGYPLYWENTERQMGRLLPGYELVPMTIDHPVFRAFFPLEDLDFDLDLPGIYPVRGKIYGVFEDNDPTRRLMVAINYNMDIGDFWEWSEYALYPVDVTQKGFKLGVNYLIYGMTH; from the coding sequence ATGCGCGGCCGAAGCGGGTGCCGTGGGCTTCGGGTACTGGCGGGTGTTGTCGTGCTCGGCGTGCTTGCCGGTGCGCTGCTCGCTCGCGACGACTTCTGGCGGACGCCCAAGGTGGAGACGCCGTCGTATCCCTACTCGGGTGGCTTCACCTTCGCCCGGATCAAGTTCGAACCGACGGAGTGGGGCGGCGGCCCGTTCATGTGGGGTCTCGACCTCAAGTGGAACCACGACTATCCGTTGGCGGAGCAGAACTTCACCCGGATCGTCGAGGAGATGACCCACATCGACGTGTTCACGGGCGGCGGCAATGTGATCGAGCTGACCGATCCGCGGCTGTTCGAGCATCCCTGGGCCTACCTCTGCGAGGCGGGCTTCTGGAATCCCACCGAGGAGGAACTCGCCAACCTCCGCTCGTACCTGTTGAAGGGCGGCTTCCTGGTGGTCGACGACATCTTCGACCGGCCTGGCTATCCGCTCTACTGGGAGAACACCGAGCGGCAGATGGGCCGCCTCCTGCCCGGTTACGAGCTCGTGCCGATGACGATCGATCACCCGGTGTTCCGGGCCTTCTTTCCGCTCGAGGACCTCGACTTCGACCTCGACCTCCCCGGAATCTACCCCGTGCGGGGCAAGATCTACGGCGTCTTCGAGGACAACGACCCGACCCGGCGTCTGATGGTCGCCATCAACTACAACATGGACATCGGCGACTTCTGGGAATGGTCGGAGTACGCCCTCTACCCCGTCGACGTGACCCAGAAGGGCTTCAAGCTGGGCGTGAACTACCTGATCTACGGCATGACTCACTGA
- a CDS encoding MoxR family ATPase: protein MTQLAKQIVGQEEVLGQVLMTLFVGGNSILTGVPGLAKTLIVQTVAEILDLEFSRIQFTPDLMPSDITGTDIIQEDHDTGRREMVFMPGPIFAQIVLADEINRTPPKTQAALLEAMQEHRVTVQGRTYSLKQPFFVFATQNPIELEGTYPLPEAQLDRFMFNIIIDHLPEDEEMEIVDATTTVREFTLETHVTGADLRAFHRLVRRVPIADPILRYAVHLVRMTRPGNPEAPDFVNQWVQYGASVRAAQFMVLGAKAKALMEGRYHVAPEDVRALAAPVMRHRILTNFRAESERITTDEIVSRLLALAPVSASGMT, encoded by the coding sequence ATGACCCAGCTCGCCAAACAGATCGTCGGCCAGGAGGAGGTGCTGGGACAGGTGCTGATGACCCTGTTCGTCGGCGGCAACAGCATCCTGACGGGTGTGCCTGGTCTGGCGAAGACCCTGATCGTGCAGACCGTGGCGGAGATTCTGGACCTCGAGTTCAGCCGTATCCAGTTCACACCCGACCTGATGCCGAGCGACATCACGGGCACAGACATCATCCAGGAGGATCACGACACGGGCCGGCGCGAGATGGTCTTCATGCCCGGGCCGATCTTCGCCCAGATCGTGCTCGCGGACGAGATCAACCGGACGCCGCCCAAGACCCAGGCGGCCCTGCTCGAGGCGATGCAGGAGCACCGGGTCACCGTACAGGGCCGAACCTACAGCCTGAAGCAGCCGTTCTTCGTCTTCGCGACCCAGAACCCGATCGAGCTGGAGGGGACGTACCCGCTGCCGGAGGCCCAGCTCGACCGCTTCATGTTCAACATCATCATCGACCATCTGCCTGAGGACGAGGAGATGGAGATCGTCGACGCGACGACCACGGTGCGCGAGTTCACCCTGGAGACCCACGTCACGGGTGCCGACCTGCGGGCCTTTCACCGGCTCGTGCGCCGGGTGCCGATCGCCGATCCGATTCTCCGCTACGCCGTTCACCTGGTGCGGATGACGCGGCCCGGCAACCCGGAGGCGCCGGACTTCGTGAACCAGTGGGTGCAGTACGGAGCCAGCGTCCGAGCCGCGCAGTTCATGGTTCTGGGCGCCAAGGCCAAGGCGTTGATGGAGGGCCGCTACCACGTGGCGCCCGAGGATGTCCGCGCTCTCGCCGCGCCGGTCATGCGCCACCGGATCCTGACCAACTTCCGCGCCGAGTCGGAGCGGATCACGACGGACGAGATCGTCTCCCGCCTGCTCGCGCTCGCCCCGGTCTCGGCGAGCGGCATGACCTGA
- a CDS encoding DUF58 domain-containing protein, whose product MSYGRFVDTETLSRISSLDLLAKTVVEGFVSGLHRSPFLGRSMDFAEYRAYQPGDDIRRVDWKLFCRTDRFYVKEFEADTNTNLTIALDVSRSMDFGTGALTKLDYGRYLAACLGYFASKQKDRIGLVTFDSEIVDYVPPAAKHLQVVLHTIDRIEPGGGGSLREPLLEVVDSVRRRSMVVLISDFYEDPETVIKAAAGFRHKGNDIILFHLLDPLELRFDLEGELDLRDLETGARQAVMPDVLRDQYLDLIREHTRTLDRSLVEAGIDYSLVDTSQPLDAALYSYLSARLYAMKAR is encoded by the coding sequence GTGAGCTACGGCAGGTTCGTCGACACGGAGACGCTGAGCCGGATCAGCAGTCTGGACCTGCTCGCCAAGACGGTCGTGGAGGGCTTCGTCAGCGGGCTGCACCGGTCGCCGTTCCTGGGCCGGTCGATGGACTTCGCGGAGTACCGCGCCTACCAGCCCGGGGACGACATCCGCCGCGTCGACTGGAAGCTCTTCTGCCGCACGGACCGCTTCTACGTGAAGGAGTTCGAGGCGGACACGAACACCAACCTGACGATCGCGCTCGACGTCTCCCGCTCGATGGACTTCGGCACCGGAGCGCTAACCAAGCTGGACTACGGGCGTTACCTCGCGGCATGCCTGGGCTACTTCGCGTCCAAGCAGAAGGACCGGATCGGACTGGTGACGTTCGACAGCGAGATCGTCGACTACGTTCCGCCGGCTGCGAAGCACCTCCAGGTCGTCCTCCATACGATCGACCGCATCGAGCCGGGCGGTGGCGGCAGCCTCCGCGAACCGCTGCTCGAAGTGGTCGACTCGGTGCGCCGCCGGAGCATGGTGGTCCTCATCTCGGACTTCTACGAAGATCCCGAGACGGTGATCAAGGCGGCGGCGGGGTTCCGGCACAAGGGCAACGACATCATCCTCTTCCACCTGCTCGATCCCCTGGAACTCCGCTTCGACCTGGAGGGCGAACTGGATCTGCGTGATCTGGAAACGGGAGCACGACAGGCGGTCATGCCGGACGTGCTCCGGGATCAGTACCTGGACCTGATTCGGGAACACACCCGGACGCTCGACCGCTCCCTGGTCGAGGCCGGTATCGACTATTCGCTGGTCGACACCTCGCAACCTCTCGACGCCGCGCTTTACAGCTACCTGTCGGCGCGTCTCTACGCGATGAAGGCGAGGTGA